The window TCGATCATCCGATATTTATTTGACCTTGTAACGGAATCCGACTTAACCCGActtcaaaacaaatttaaaataatgtaaaaattaatgcGGACACAAGACTCAATTTTAAACAGATCCAAAACACGTGACCCAAAATCGACCTGATGACCCAAACGAACACCTCTAATCTCATACATCCCTACATAATCTAGCCATTAAAGCTATTTAAACAAAACATACCTTGCACATATTAGAAGGGCAAAGTGAACAACCATGAGGAGATAGTTTGTCATCCTGATATGGCAAAATCTTAAGCCttccttcatcatcaacaaAAGTCGGATTCGTTATAATTTTAGTAAATAATCCAAATATTTGATAATGTTCCAAGATTGTCTTGATAAAAAACTGATTTGCATCACTTACAATCCTCAAATCACACCTGACCCAACAAAAATTGACACAACAAACTTAAAATTTACAAACATGAAAGACAAATTTCAAAGTAAACAGCATTACATTCATAAAGATAACTATTTAAACGATTACCCCATAGAATGAGCAAATTTAATTGCCgaaataatattagggtttAATGGCATTTGCTCCAAACactctttaatatctttaatagtTCTCCCTTGTGAATGAAGCTCTTCCATCATTCTATTCTGaataattttcaacattataaaCTGTATCAGTCAATCGTTGGTAGcaataatgaatgattaaaCAAGTATGACGAAAACCCAAATGGTTTTTTAACCTCAGAAATGAATTACTTTACAATAGATGATCAAAGTTGATAAGGAATTGTAAATAAAAGAGTATAAACTAACCATGAGAGAGTTCCATGGAATAGTGGAAAAAAGAAGATCGAATAAAGGTGTAAGACCCAATTGCGTAACCACCCAATTGTCGCTATCGCCATCGATTATTGTTCGATCAAAATCGAAAACCACCACTACGTTGGACATTCCTAGGGAGGAAGAGGGGAAGAAGGAAGATTGGTTTGGCAATCTTGAAGACTGTTGTAGACCAAGAGGGTGTTTGGCAAGAGGGAGTTGGGTTGGGTGTGAATTTAGAGGCGGTAAATTTGATTTGACCGGTTGATTATAAAACCGGATTAGAACACTATTTACAGAGTTTAGAGAGGTACTTGAAAGAGATGTTCTTAGTAAGCTAACAAATGACACTAAATTAAGCGTGTGTTTGAaagaaaagtaaagaaggagaaaaaagaaaaggaaccGGAAGAGACTTGAAGAAGTGAGTTAGTAAGCTAACAAATGACACTAAATTAAGCGTGTGTTTGAAAAgaaagtaaagaaggagaaaaaagaaaagaaatcgaAAAAGACTTGAAAAAgtgaaaattttcttatttagataataaaaataaaaggaaagaaatttgaaaaaaaggGATTAAGAGTTTagataaatgttttttttgttaagaaattaatctttttaaagTTGAAAAGATTTAGAGATTTAGAGGGAAAAttcatctctttttttttttcttcccttGATTTCTAAACAAACAAGAATATCTTCCCATTTATTCCCTTTCCCCCTTCCCCTTcctactcttttttttttctctaaatttgctatccaaactttaaaagaaaagaagtaatttttttgggttaattaaattaaggaaaaattacttagaataatccaatttttttattgattttcttacaataatcataacttttgattaaatatgaataatcaTACCAATAAGTATGGGTGTTCATTAGCGAGTACCCGACATTTCGAGTACCCGATTAGTCGGGTACCTATTTTTACGGCCAGTGTCCCGGCTCGTGTCGGAACATCGAGTATCCAAACTTGGTCCAGGTCAATAGCatacaagtatatatatatatatatatatatatatatatatatatatatatatatatatatatatatatatatatatatatatatatatatatataatgagaaaaattaaagaaagaaagaggaaaGGGTTGGactattattagtttattagtataaaaactcGTACAATGCACAGATTTTTAAatacgttaatattttaatgaaattttagactaatacaaatattaaatgaagGTAGGTAATAAAGTATTTACATATGTATattgtaattgaaaaaaattaaatataaaaaacccaAAGTACGTTGTTAATCAAGAGTTTATAGGTTTTGAAACAcctctatatatactacatTCTCAGTATGATGACATATTTCACCATTCTTGTCGCATATGAGAATTCTTAGTCCTTTCGTGCTAGTCACTCTACAAATGGAGACGTAAAATTGTCCATGACCAAAAACAGGCTAAGGTAGGAACATACCAACATGTGATACTGTTTGTCcttgaattttattaatattccaTATTCCTCTGTCACTATGAATTTTTTGAATATAATTTAAACTCATGCTTATTCTATAAAATAAAACTCTCtcttattcatcttaagtgtctcatttactttatgcactatatccaatgtacttattcaatctttaatatatcTAACTATGTGTAACATccgtctttttttaaaaataataataataataaataaataaatttcagaaattttaaaaataataataaaaaaaaactccccATGAACAAATCTttccacttctccctctaaatcttataactaacctcacttacctattataaattaaaccaactaCCCTTAAtatattcacattattactcacactttctttttctccaacaaactcttcctccatcttccaattgcttaaaatttaatcaaagaaaagacaagattttgatattaaaggtatgtaaTTTCATGTCTTTACaatattgttctaccaatttcaatccaaattacacattttgtatttgataaaaaaaaaatatttctgaccttagttttccggCAATACGACAGTCACAGGGATACCACCGGCATGCGACGGCGGCCACTGGAGCCACCGCCTGCCGgcaccttcttccttctccctttctccttctctctcttctttccttCTGTTTTCTTCGTGGGTTGGGTACTTGTGACCCAATTCCTAAATCTAAAAgtatgacaattttttttatttattttatatattttctctttcttttttttataaatcctttttaattattatttaaactttatccttttcttttaaaccATTACTattaatcttaaaattttaactacattttaaaatttgtcatttttaaataagttataaaatataaattgagaatcttttaatttattttgaatgggttgatcggggtattaaattgagatatattattttctcgtgtagatagcggattcgtagacagagattattaagagcgtacgttgtctaggatcgcgtgacaaggtaattctcaatgtctatctaattaggactatatgtgctaagtgataattaatgtgtttaaataggatgcatgattttatatgacattattttatatgatgttatgttttatatattctcaaattatatttactattatttttgtcaaacttgaatttataattactattttgataaaatttatattattatttgataacgaaatttgatacgatttagttgaaagagaaatatttataatattattttgatgaaagttatattattattttaataatgattataaatgcgattgaatttgggagaaaaatattatgatattaatattgcaattgaatattcttgagatatatattttttcttgggaaaacctatgatcataaaataaaatgtataatgtatgtttgattatatgtttgcgtgctcgcgactaattattaaaatatattaaattacgtaaagtgtaacacgagggaaatgaagctcttatatttattgtgatccaagtataagggtgatgaacaggttgtcctgtttggttagtatagctgccgacaggtattattattttttgatacttgatacgatgtttggtcttccttttatttgttgtgatccaagtagaaggggtgtgcacactagggttccctaagactactctgctggccttgatttatttggggtgacgacctgttgttgaagtaggtataggggtaaagcctcggcctactggtgttctcgttccctcaaattaaaaattgattatgtgtttgttattattaattatcaaattaataaattggtttatgtgatattatatatattgttttctcaaattgttttcttttaaactcagctatatgttattttctaaaattatttccaatttgattatattttattttcttaaatcgttTTCTTAAATTGTTTTCatacttaatcgttttacgggatggggagttggaattactcaatttcctgattttgggagtttttcccttgtttctCTTGCGTTCTTATGTTGCAAGTTATTGATTGCGTgagaatcgtggagtgaggatcacatagaaacatagcttttattagagtcgtatttcagtttaaattttaccttaagttgtttaaattttatatgtacATAGATtgcattcaattttttttatgttgtaaaccctcttttggatttaaagttattaagttatttcttagtcgttaagccttacatctattttattagaaatagatgtggcggtaacactcccatgagtaggttttggttcatgttttcattaaaggtgttttcaaaagttcgacctattctgagggtgttacactatgtataattataaattatgaaaacttgatattaataaactttacataaaaatgaatcaaataagatctcacatgactatattttatcttatagattaataataaaatactatttgagagcgataaataaataatgttttaaaagtaaataggaCACGTAAGGAGagtaggagggagtattaaacaaCACTAAAGGTTTAGAGAAGAGAGATAGTATGAGCAAATAATTGGAATGGCCATATGGggctatatatttatatagtaatTTCTGCCATGAAAGTgtttatacatttttatttttataaagaaatgattaaattacagaaaattagacaataattttagttgattgatttttgttGCATTATATCTGGTAGTTAAGATAGTATAATTGCCTATACACTAATTGaagttggttgatttttttgcatttatttatttatttccatAATTATCATTgacattttttctaaaatttaaaattgtaattatggtagtctaacaatgtaaatgactaatattaatgatcaattaaatgaaTTTATGTCATTTAAGTTTTTAACAAATATTGCTAGAAAAAAAAGGGCAACTATGTACTTCTAGTATTTAATAAATTGCAATATGATAGGAATGaaagtaatttattttgcaatataATTTTACCAgtgtattttcattattttatctattttttagtataattttcaaaattgtacatttatatataacaatgtaattggaataattataatttattgcatctattaatgtataaattttttcaaatatGCAAACGTGTAAATATGGTAAGTCAAAAATGCTAATAAGTCAAATTCTATTAATATTGCCCAATGAAAAAATGACAAATTGTATGCTCACAATCAAATTGTTTTTTgctaaaatacaataaaattaatttaataaaatgtatGATTACCTGTAAGTTAATGTAGCTTTCGGGCTGTTGGTTAAAAACTCTATATTTCATTCTCCATTAAGCTAATTAAGTATACGTTGTTATTCTcagagaattcaaaatcattactACGAATGAGCTTTAACATACATCTGGATCAAACTTTGcaattgaattaaatagccAAATAGCCAAATCAAGCTTTAAGCCAGGAATAGTACTACTAATCATAACATTAGGTAATTAACTATTAGTAAATAGGACTAATATGACAGCGATCATCTCTCTCATACCTTTAACAACGGTCGACGGGTACCCGCTAAAAAAATAACGTGAGGCCCATGACCCGATCTGGTTAAGACGGGTCGGGTATTCAACCCgtactttataattttttttgaaaaatgacCCGCCATTTATAATGTGGGTTGGTGGATCGAGTCAAGCGGATCAGGTATTTGAACAGGCCTACTTATAAGGATGCATGCTAAGAATACATTAGATAACCTTTTACTTATACAACAAgatattttacataaaaaataaaaaagtaatgaatttttaaaaaaatttaaaattaaaaagaaaaattaagtatgttttttttttaaaaaaaaacttttaacttttaattttttttatttttaatttcatttttattgtttttttaacaaTTAACTTACAAAAACTGGTTATTAATTGGTAACAATATTATTGGATAAGAAAATCGTCAAGTTGTTCAAGAGTCTAGACCGCCGAGATGTGCGTTCTGAGCTCTTTTTAATTATACTTTTTCTCTTCCTAAGACTCGTGTGTTTTGAAGGGATTGAAGGCCACAAGTCTTGGTCTTGCCTTGACTCGTCATACTTGCTTTACTTTAACTCACGAATCATCTTTCTTACTTTCCTTCAACAAACATACAAAACAAGTAAATTTTAATGCCTCTCAACCAATTACATAAATTCACTTTTTAAACCCAATTACGCTAGGAATTTACACAAATTTGCTcaattcataaaaataaaaaaagtgagATATGCTTTTGAATAAGACCAaagaaaaaacccaaaaaaatatttaacccAATTTAGCAAATCGGATCAACTCGACTTGAGTTTATCAAATAGATTTGGTTaagttcaaaattttaaatctagAAAAACTTGtacaatttatttaattagatgaGTCTATTTCATGTTGATTCAacccttaaaagttaaaacctaaacttaataattttaatattttaccattttctgTAGCCATATTGAATATGCAcgaggcaaaaaaaaaaaaacacaaaatatggCTCATGTTATAAACCCTAAAATGAGAAATAAAACACCCTAAAAGATAGAATTCGAGTGCCTATTGATCATGAACATTTCAcaaatcacaaatttttgtgagagacggtctcattgagagaccatttttaattgggtcggtccattatatatttttaaaatattgtaagtaggcattaagaatgatgtaagtaaacatttaagatattgaaagtagacattaaagatacggtaattaagcattaaagataatgtaagtgggcattaagaatacagtaagtagacattaatatttaatggaatggacttgagatatgtctctcaaagaaacgATATCTCaaagaaacggtctctcaaaaAACTAGATGTTTACAAATTTCATTCATGATCTGCcagtttaatttaaatatttgctAATGTCTAATGATtcgtattttttaaaaatatgtattCTGAATTGTAATTTGCTTGATTTGTTAATTAAACTGACATGTATAAACAAattaagtaaattcaaattggtttgACATTAATAAAATTGGAATTTTAATCCAATTAACTAAAAGGACATAAACCCGACCCAATCTAATCTACTTATTGGTCTACCTCTTCATCTCCATGTTCTAGAATCTAGACTCTAAACACTTAGGAGCTGATTGGTATAAGTAATTATATAGAAAGGGAATGGAATCAGAAAAAGTGGTGAAAAGGAAATAATAAAGGTTACTTAATAACTTGTTTAGTTTAGCTATAAGTAATGGAATCAGTAAACACAATACACAATATCCATCGTTATACTGCATCAAAcgtttttctctctccttccaTCACCATCACCGTAGCCGCCGCCACCACCACCAACAGCACCATTACCACCGCCATCACCATTGTCTCCTTTATAAATTAGTCATTGCTTTTCTCTCTCCTTcatactataaaaaataaatctcaTATTTTGATCTACTTCTCTCTCCTAAATTAcctaatcttatttatttatttattgcttttctttttagttatttatagtttgaaattagaaatcagaaataaaattaaagcaaTTAAACAAAATGAATCTatttaaaaaagaaaggaaTTCAGATGGTTTCAATCATGGCTTCACCCaattttttcaacaattttatttttcaaggtGAATTTTATTCTACAATTTagaaaccaattcaacaaaaccAAAATTGCAGTTGATTGAATTTTATCAATTTCAATAATTAACAAGAACAAAGAAGCATAGGACATAAAGCAGAAGAGAGACATGAAAATTAAAGGAATTTGAGAAAGAATTGAAGAAATTTGAGCAAAGGCTTTGAGCCATAGAAATGAAGTTAATTAAGAGAGAGACTTTGAATTACAGTGGAAATGTGATTTATTATCACTGCTTTCTGACCAGTAACAAAGTAAGGGTTTGGTTAACCTTAGGAAAGAGAATCTGTTACTCAAAAGCTATAACAAACACTTAGTAACGGATTCACTTAAGTGTTACCGTTTCTTTGAGCCAAATTTCCAATACCAAACGACCCCTTAGAAgtatcttttattttctttacgtgtcgaaaacaaaaaaaaaaaaaaaaaaaaagagtacgGCAAATGGCGTGGCATCTATCAGCCAATCAGATACAACTAAACACGTAAAATTAACGAGTTTACCAAACTgacatttcattttattttattttatttttattttacaaaaacCAGAAAATCGTCCGCCATCTTCAATTCTTCGCTATATACTCTCCCTCTTAACACTCACACTGAGCAGTTAGACACATTCAACAATGGTGaaccaacaacaacaatggCGAATCCTAATCAATTTAACAGCCTTAATTCTATTGATATCAGCTATCCAATTTGCAGAGTGTTTAAAAAAACCAGAGGCATCTGCAAGAAAAGAAGACATTCCATATATCAAGTGTCAAGTTTGTGAAAAACTTGCTTCACAAATCCATTCTCAGGTTctcaataaagaaaatcagaTCTCACCTAAAAAGGTAATTTTTTGTATGGATTCTTTctgattttacaattttttattttattggtgGGTGAtttattagggtttttttttatggCAGATCACTGAGTATCAGATTATTGAGATTGTTGAGAATATATGCaatttaaagaaggaagaagcGGATtggattttgaaaattgatattgTTGAGCAGGGAGATAAGTTAGAGGTAATGCAATCATTTTTTCTGGGTTTATTTTTGGTCATAATATTGAAAATGTGGATTCagttaattttatttctctAGATAGAAAAACCTCAAGCCTGACTTGACAATGGAACTTAGAACCAATTGTTAGTCCTTAGTCATAATTAGCCATTTCAAAAGTTTGaaattgttttataattttgttaatttcatttttatggtatgaaaagaaaaaacattataataatatgattaaaaCTCAATATCAATAAAGAACTTAAATTTTCTAACTATAATGGTGAATTATTTCTAAACATATGTATATGAAAGAAATCAGTGAAACATGGTGCATAAGTAAAATTCAATTATGATTGAGACTAAATTTGTTGTATAGATCGGTTGGATCATAGAACTGTAGAATCATTACGACTCAATTTTATTCTTATGAAGTTTGGAAATTCCTACCAACTTTAGGCTCTACTTAAATCTAGATAGTTTGCATGTTTTGGATCTTCTTTTTGGATTGTGGAATCATAGCATCATAAAATTTGAATcgagattttaataattatcGTGACAGTCACAGAGTGATGTGTAATGGGGTGGATTGTATTGTTGAGTGTAAGCAAAATAAGATCCAAAACATCAATAAAATAGAATGATGCCACTCAAATAAAGATCTAGATAATTTTGCTTACACTCAGCATTACATTCTTTTTGTAGAGCTCAATAAACCTTACATTCTTGGAGAATTTGCTTAGTGACAACTTAGTGTACCACGGCCAATTGTTTGATGCACTTTATGTTGCAAACAATAGCTTGTAGGTCTGGACTTTGTGAGAAGGAAGCTCTGAAACCTCCACAAATTGTTACTGTGTGAGTTTTTTTGGATTCATTCACATCACTGTATAGTTTCCAATCACCAATGGCGCTTCTGAAATTGTTTCGTGTTTCTTTATGCAAGCTCATCTTGTAGTTACACAAACCCCTATTACGGGATTGCTTCATCTCATTTAATAAGTGTGATAATAGGGCATGCCTGTAAAATGTATAAGCCCAAACAATTCCCAAGCAAAGATTTTGGAGGCACTATAAAATGGGGCCCTTCATtgtattaaaagataaaaagtttacacttcaaaaaaaaataattcaagagaAAATgtattataacattatattacgtcaaatataaaaaaggtttacaaacaaatcacttaaaaagtgtTGCTCAGAACCGGACCTGAAtagcaccatttaatatttaaggtCCCTTATTAGCCGGTCGGCTACCCAGAATACCCTTA of the Amaranthus tricolor cultivar Red isolate AtriRed21 chromosome 6, ASM2621246v1, whole genome shotgun sequence genome contains:
- the LOC130815493 gene encoding thiamine phosphate phosphatase-like protein, whose protein sequence is MSNVVVVFDFDRTIIDGDSDNWVVTQLGLTPLFDLLFSTIPWNSLMNRMMEELHSQGRTIKDIKECLEQMPLNPNIISAIKFAHSMGCDLRIVSDANQFFIKTILEHYQIFGLFTKIITNPTFVDDEGRLKILPYQDDKLSPHGCSLCPSNMCKGMILSHIQAFARENGKNTIIYVGDGGGDYCPTLNLGENDHVMPRKKYPLWRRIVGNPSLVKAVVHDWSDAEELRAKLLHLLSSQAP